In a single window of the Pongo abelii isolate AG06213 chromosome 1, NHGRI_mPonAbe1-v2.0_pri, whole genome shotgun sequence genome:
- the GBP1 gene encoding LOW QUALITY PROTEIN: guanylate-binding protein 1 (The sequence of the model RefSeq protein was modified relative to this genomic sequence to represent the inferred CDS: inserted 1 base in 1 codon) encodes MASEIHMTGPMCLIENANGQLMANPEALKILSAITQPVVVVAIVGLYRTGKSYLMNKLAGKKKGFSLGSTVQSHTKGIWMWCVPHPKKRDHILVLLDTEGLGDVEKGDNQNDSWIFALAVLLSSTLVYNSIGTINQQAMDQLYYVTELTHRIRSKSSPDENENEDSADFVSFFPDFVWTLRDFSLDLEADGQPLTPDEYLTYSLKLKKGTSQKDKTFNLPRLCIRKFFPKKKCFVFDRPVHRTKLAQLEKLQDEELDPEFVQQVADFCSYIFSNSKTKTLTGGIKVNGPRLESLVLTYVNAISSGDLPCMENAVLALAQIENSAAVQKAIAHYEQQMGQKVQLPTETLQELLDLHRDSERQAIEVFIRSSFNDVDHLFQKELGAQLEKKRDDFCKQNQEASSDRCSGLLQVIFSPLEEEVKAGIYSKPGGYRLFVQKLQDLKKKYYEEPRKGIQAEEILQTYLKSKESVTDAILQTDQTLTEKEKEIEVERVKAESAQASAKMLQEMQRKNEQIMEQKERSYQEHLKQLTEKMESDRAQLLKEQERTLALKLQEQERLLKEGFQEESRIMKNEIQDLQXENETTKDMHHKLKTRAFLSPLPKA; translated from the exons ATGGCATCAGAGATTCACATGACAGGCCCAATGTGCCTCATTGAGAACGCTAACGGGCAACTGATGGCGAATCCAGAAGCTCTGAAGATCCTGTCTGCCATTACAcagcctgtggtggtggtggcaattGTGGGCCTCTACCGCACAGGCAAATCCTACCTGATGAACAAGCTGGCTGGAAAGAAAAAGG GCTTCTCTCTGGGCTCCACGGTGCAGTCTCACACTAAAGGAATCTGGATGTGGTGTGTGCCCCATCCCAAGAAGCGAGACCACATCCTAGTTCTGCTGGACACCGAGGGTCTGGGAGACGTAGAGAAG GGTGACAACCAGAATGACTCCTGGATCTTCGCCCTCGCCGTCCTCCTGAGCAGCACCCTCGTGTACAATAGCATAGGAACCATCAACCAGCAGGCTATGGACCAACTGTA CTATGTGACAGAGCTGACACATCGAATCCGATCAAAATCCTCACCTGATGAGAATGAGAATGAGGATTCAGCTGACTTTGTGAGCTTCTTCCCAGACTTTGTGTGGACACTGAGAGATTTCTCCCTGGACTTGGAAGCAGATGGACAACCCCTCACACCAGATGAGTACCTGACATACTCCCTGAAGCTGAAGAAAG gTACCAGTCAAAAAGATAAAACTTTTAACCTGCCCAGACTCTGTATCCGGAAGTTCttcccaaaaaaaaaatgctttgtctTTGATCGGCCCGTTCACCGCACGAAGCTTGCCCAGCTCGAGAAACTACAAGATGAAGAGCTGGACCCTGAATTTGTGCAACAAGTAGCAGACTTCTGTTCCTACATCTTTAGCAATTCCAAAACTAAAACTCTTACAGGAGGCATCAAGGTCAACGGGCCTC GTCTAGAGAGCCTGGTGCTGACCTATGTCAATGCCATCAGCAGTGGGGATCTGCCCTGCATGGAGAATGCAGTCCTGGCCTTGGCCCAGATAGAGAACTCAGCTGCAGTGCAAAAGGCTATTGCCCACTATGAGCAGCAGATGGGCCAGAAGGTGCAGCTGCCCACGGAAACTCTCCAGGAGCTGCTGGACCTGCACAGGGACAGTGAGAGACAGGCCATTGAAGTCTTCATCAGGAGTTCCTTCAACGATGTGGACCATCTATTTCAAAAGGAGTTAGGG GCCCAGCTAGAAAAAAAGCGGGATGACTTTTGTAAACAGAATCAGGAAGCATCATCAGATCGTTGCTCAGGTTTACTTCAGGTCATTTTCAGTCCCCTAGAAGAAGAAGTGAAGGCGGGAATTTATTCGAAACCAGGGGGCTATCGTCTCTTTGTTCAGAAACTACAAGACCTGAAGAAAAAGTACTATGAGGAACCAAGGAAGGGGATACAG GCTGAAGAGATTCTGCAGACATACTTGAAATCCAAGGAGTCTGTGACTGATGCAATTCTCCAGACAGACCAGACtctcacagaaaaggaaaaggagattgAAG tgGAACGTGTGAAAGCGGAGTCTGCACAGGCTTCAGCAAAAATGTTGCaggaaatgcaaagaaagaatgaacagATAATGGAACAGAAGGAGAGGAGTTATCAGGAACACTTGAAACAACTGACTGAGAAGATGGAGAGCGACAGGGCCCAGTTGCTGAAAGAGCAAGAGAGGACCCTCGCTCTTAAACTTCAG GAACAGGAGCGACTACTAAAAGAGGGATTTCAAGAAGAAAGCAGAATAATGAAAAATGAGATACAGGATCTCC ACGAAAATGAGACGACGAAGGACATGCACCATAAGCTAAAGACCAGAGCCTTCCTGTCACCCCTACCCAAGGCATAA